Proteins found in one Loxodonta africana isolate mLoxAfr1 chromosome 21, mLoxAfr1.hap2, whole genome shotgun sequence genomic segment:
- the SDR42E1 gene encoding short-chain dehydrogenase/reductase family 42E member 1 isoform X1 translates to MASQKSAKETVLITGGGGYVGFRLGCALNQKGANVILFDINSPLHTIPKGIKFVRGDIRHLSDIEKAFQDVNITCVFHIASYGMSGREQLNRNLIEEVNVRGTDNMLQACRRRGVPRLVYTSTFNVVFGGQAIRNGDESLPYLPLHLHPDHYSRTKSIAEKKVLEANGTALEGSDDVLRTCALRSAGIYGPGEQRHLPRIVSYIERGLFKFVYGDPGSLVEFVHVDNLVQAHILASEALKADRGHIASGQPYFISDGRPVNNFEFFRPLVEGLGYTLPSIRLPLTLIYGLAFLTEMVHFILGRLYNFQPFLTRAEVYKTGVTHYFSLEKAKRELGYEAQPFGLQEVVEWFKAQGHGQNHESHDSGCLVWNWLVVFLLVIAALMWLPSSLILSV, encoded by the exons ATGGCTTCCCAGAAATCTGCAAAGGAAACTGTCCTCATTACAGGAGGAGGTGGCTATGTTGGTTTCCG CCTAGGCTGTGCTCTGAACCAGAAGGGAGCTAATGTGATTCTGTTTGACATCAACAGCCCCCTTCACACCATTCCAAAAGGAATCAAATTTGTACGTGGAGACATTCGCCACCTCTCTGACATCGAGAAAGCCTTCCAGGATGTGAATATCACCTGTGTGTTTCACATTGCCTCTTACGGCATGTCGGGGCGGGAGCAGTTGAACCGAAACCTGATAGAAGAAGTCAACGTCAGGGGCACAGACAACATGCTGCAGGCCTGCAGAAGGAGAGGGGTACCGAGGTTAGTTTACACTAGCACTTTCAATGTCGTGTTTGGAGGGCAAGCTATCAGAAATGGAGACGAATCTCTGCCTTACCTACCTCTTCACCTCCATCCTGATCACTACTCCCGGACCAAGTCAATCGCAGAGAAGAAGGTGCTGGAGGCAAATGGCACAGCCCTCGAAGGGAGTGATGACGTCCTGAGAACCTGTGCCCTGAGATCAGCCGGCATCTATGGGCCTGGAGAACAAAGGCATCTTCCCAGGATTGTGAGCTACATCGAGAGAGGGCTGTTCAAGTTTGTGTATGGGGATCCTGGGAGCCTGGTTGAATTTGTCCATGTGGATAACTTGGTACAGGCTCACATTCTGGCCTCAGAGGCCCTGAAAGCTGACAGGGGCCACATCGCCTCAGGGCAGCCCTACTTCATCTCAGATGGTAGACCTGTGAACAACTTTGAGTTCTTCCGGCCCTTGGTTGAGGGCCTGGGCTACACGTTGCCATCCATCCGACTGCCGTTGACCCTCATCTATGGCCTGGCTTTCCTAACAGAGATGGTGCACTTCATTTTGGGTCGGCTGTACAACTTCCAGCCTTTCCTCACCCGCGCTGAAGTTTATAAAACTGGTGTCACACATTACTTTAGCCTAGAGAAGGCCAAGAGAGAGCTGGGTTATGAGGCTCAGCCATTTGGCCTCCAGGAAGTAGTAGAATGGTTTAAAGCCCAGGGTCATGGCCAAAATCATGAGAGTCATGACTCAGGGTGTCTTGTTTGGAACTGGCTGGTGGTCTTCCTCCTGGTCATAGCAGCTCTCATGTGGCTGCCTTCATCTCTGATTCTGTCAGTGTGA
- the SDR42E1 gene encoding short-chain dehydrogenase/reductase family 42E member 1 isoform X2 has product MASQKSAKETVLITGGGGYVGFRPLHTIPKGIKFVRGDIRHLSDIEKAFQDVNITCVFHIASYGMSGREQLNRNLIEEVNVRGTDNMLQACRRRGVPRLVYTSTFNVVFGGQAIRNGDESLPYLPLHLHPDHYSRTKSIAEKKVLEANGTALEGSDDVLRTCALRSAGIYGPGEQRHLPRIVSYIERGLFKFVYGDPGSLVEFVHVDNLVQAHILASEALKADRGHIASGQPYFISDGRPVNNFEFFRPLVEGLGYTLPSIRLPLTLIYGLAFLTEMVHFILGRLYNFQPFLTRAEVYKTGVTHYFSLEKAKRELGYEAQPFGLQEVVEWFKAQGHGQNHESHDSGCLVWNWLVVFLLVIAALMWLPSSLILSV; this is encoded by the exons ATGGCTTCCCAGAAATCTGCAAAGGAAACTGTCCTCATTACAGGAGGAGGTGGCTATGTTGGTTTCCG CCCCCTTCACACCATTCCAAAAGGAATCAAATTTGTACGTGGAGACATTCGCCACCTCTCTGACATCGAGAAAGCCTTCCAGGATGTGAATATCACCTGTGTGTTTCACATTGCCTCTTACGGCATGTCGGGGCGGGAGCAGTTGAACCGAAACCTGATAGAAGAAGTCAACGTCAGGGGCACAGACAACATGCTGCAGGCCTGCAGAAGGAGAGGGGTACCGAGGTTAGTTTACACTAGCACTTTCAATGTCGTGTTTGGAGGGCAAGCTATCAGAAATGGAGACGAATCTCTGCCTTACCTACCTCTTCACCTCCATCCTGATCACTACTCCCGGACCAAGTCAATCGCAGAGAAGAAGGTGCTGGAGGCAAATGGCACAGCCCTCGAAGGGAGTGATGACGTCCTGAGAACCTGTGCCCTGAGATCAGCCGGCATCTATGGGCCTGGAGAACAAAGGCATCTTCCCAGGATTGTGAGCTACATCGAGAGAGGGCTGTTCAAGTTTGTGTATGGGGATCCTGGGAGCCTGGTTGAATTTGTCCATGTGGATAACTTGGTACAGGCTCACATTCTGGCCTCAGAGGCCCTGAAAGCTGACAGGGGCCACATCGCCTCAGGGCAGCCCTACTTCATCTCAGATGGTAGACCTGTGAACAACTTTGAGTTCTTCCGGCCCTTGGTTGAGGGCCTGGGCTACACGTTGCCATCCATCCGACTGCCGTTGACCCTCATCTATGGCCTGGCTTTCCTAACAGAGATGGTGCACTTCATTTTGGGTCGGCTGTACAACTTCCAGCCTTTCCTCACCCGCGCTGAAGTTTATAAAACTGGTGTCACACATTACTTTAGCCTAGAGAAGGCCAAGAGAGAGCTGGGTTATGAGGCTCAGCCATTTGGCCTCCAGGAAGTAGTAGAATGGTTTAAAGCCCAGGGTCATGGCCAAAATCATGAGAGTCATGACTCAGGGTGTCTTGTTTGGAACTGGCTGGTGGTCTTCCTCCTGGTCATAGCAGCTCTCATGTGGCTGCCTTCATCTCTGATTCTGTCAGTGTGA